The following coding sequences lie in one Onychomys torridus chromosome X, mOncTor1.1, whole genome shotgun sequence genomic window:
- the Taf9b gene encoding transcription initiation factor TFIID subunit 9B isoform X2, with the protein MEPSKMAPLKNAPRDALVMAQILKDMGITDYEPRVINQMLEFAFRYVTTILDDAKIYSSHAKKPTVDADDVRLAIQCRADQSFTSPPPRDFLLDIARQKNQTPLPLIKPYAGARLPPDRYCLTAPNYRLKALIKKGPNQGRLVPRLSVGAVSSRPTTPTVAPPQTVSVPPNKVPTPVTVTSQRFAMQIPPSQSAPAKPAPATTTVQNVLINPSMIGSKNILITTNMVSSQNTASDSNPLKRKHDDDDDDDTM; encoded by the exons ATGGAGCCTAGCAAGATGGCGCCTCTCAAGAACGCTCCCAGAGATGCCTTG GTGATGGCACAGATCCTGAAGGATATGGGAATCACAGACTATGAGCCAAGGGTTATAAATCAAATGTTGGAATTTGCTTTcc GATATGTGACTACAATTCTGGATGACGCAAAAATTTATTCAAGTCATGCTAAGAAACCCACTGTTGACGCAGATGATGTGAGACTGGCAATCCAGTGTCGGGCTGACCAgtcttttacctctcctcccCCAAGAGAT tttttacTAGATATTGCACGGCAGAAAAATCAAACCCCTTTGCCACTGATTAAGCCATATGCAGGAGCTAGGCTGCCGCCTGACAGATACTGCCTAACAGCTCCAAACTACAGACTGAAGGCCTTAATTAAAAAG GGACCTAACCAAGGAAGACTAGTTCCTAGATTAAGTGTCGGTGCTGTTAGTAGCAGACCTACTACTCCTACTGTAG CACCCCCACAAACAGTATCTGTCCCACCAAATAAAGTTCCAACTCCAGTGACAGTGACAAGCCAAAGATTTGCAATGCAGATTCCACCTTCTCAGTCCGCACCTGCCAAACCAG CTCCTGCGACGACGACGGTCCAAAATGTTCTGATTAATCCTTCAATGATTGGGTCCAAAAACATTCTCATTACCACCAATATGGTTTCCTCACAGAACACTGCCAGTGACTCAAACCCACTGAAGAGGAAgcatgatgatgacgatgatgatgacacTATGTAA
- the Taf9b gene encoding transcription initiation factor TFIID subunit 9B isoform X1, with translation MEPSKMAPLKNAPRDALVMAQILKDMGITDYEPRVINQMLEFAFRYVTTILDDAKIYSSHAKKPTVDADDVRLAIQCRADQSFTSPPPRDFLLDIARQKNQTPLPLIKPYAGARLPPDRYCLTAPNYRLKALIKKGPNQGRLVPRLSVGAVSSRPTTPTVAPATTTVQNVLINPSMIGSKNILITTNMVSSQNTASDSNPLKRKHDDDDDDDTM, from the exons ATGGAGCCTAGCAAGATGGCGCCTCTCAAGAACGCTCCCAGAGATGCCTTG GTGATGGCACAGATCCTGAAGGATATGGGAATCACAGACTATGAGCCAAGGGTTATAAATCAAATGTTGGAATTTGCTTTcc GATATGTGACTACAATTCTGGATGACGCAAAAATTTATTCAAGTCATGCTAAGAAACCCACTGTTGACGCAGATGATGTGAGACTGGCAATCCAGTGTCGGGCTGACCAgtcttttacctctcctcccCCAAGAGAT tttttacTAGATATTGCACGGCAGAAAAATCAAACCCCTTTGCCACTGATTAAGCCATATGCAGGAGCTAGGCTGCCGCCTGACAGATACTGCCTAACAGCTCCAAACTACAGACTGAAGGCCTTAATTAAAAAG GGACCTAACCAAGGAAGACTAGTTCCTAGATTAAGTGTCGGTGCTGTTAGTAGCAGACCTACTACTCCTACTGTAG CTCCTGCGACGACGACGGTCCAAAATGTTCTGATTAATCCTTCAATGATTGGGTCCAAAAACATTCTCATTACCACCAATATGGTTTCCTCACAGAACACTGCCAGTGACTCAAACCCACTGAAGAGGAAgcatgatgatgacgatgatgatgacacTATGTAA